One part of the Arabidopsis thaliana chromosome 4, partial sequence genome encodes these proteins:
- a CDS encoding non-specific lipid-transfer-like protein (FUNCTIONS IN: molecular_function unknown; INVOLVED IN: biological_process unknown; LOCATED IN: cellular_component unknown; BEST Arabidopsis thaliana protein match is: Bifunctional inhibitor/lipid-transfer protein/seed storage 2S albumin superfamily protein (TAIR:AT4G28395.1); Has 46 Blast hits to 46 proteins in 4 species: Archae - 0; Bacteria - 0; Metazoa - 0; Fungi - 0; Plants - 46; Viruses - 0; Other Eukaryotes - 0 (source: NCBI BLink).): MHRALLLMTLITSAVSMSEEEHCRDMFESFIKGLSMQPPPQYCRGVSRFNNVLKLTSPITLQVLTKKKVNGKIGGRCDCPELDIIWKIRCKPCAQNPDPNVTESESQHVLM, translated from the exons ATGCATCGTGCTCTATTGCTTATGACACTGATCACGTCCGCGGTTTCCATGAGTGAAGAAGAGCATTGCAGGGACATGTTCGAGAGCTTTATTAAAGGACTATCTATGCAACCCCCTCCACAGTATTGTAGAGGAGTGAGCCGCTTCAATAACGTCCTCAAGCTCACGTCTCCAATTACT TTGCAGGTATTGACGAAGAAAAAGGTGAATGGGAAGATAGGGGGACGGTGTGATTGCCCGGAATTAGAtataatttggaaaataagATGTAAACCTTGCGCACAAAACCCAGACCCGAATGTAACAGAATCTGAATCACAACATGTGTTGATGTGA
- a CDS encoding non-specific lipid-transfer-like protein (unknown protein; FUNCTIONS IN: molecular_function unknown; INVOLVED IN: biological_process unknown; LOCATED IN: cellular_component unknown; Has 3 Blast hits to 3 proteins in 2 species: Archae - 0; Bacteria - 0; Metazoa - 0; Fungi - 0; Plants - 3; Viruses - 0; Other Eukaryotes - 0 (source: NCBI BLink).), translating to MFESFIKGLSMQPPPQYCRGVSRFNNVLKLTSPITLQVLTKKKVNGKIGGRCDCPELDIIWKIRCKPCAQNPDPNVTESESQHVLM from the exons ATGTTCGAGAGCTTTATTAAAGGACTATCTATGCAACCCCCTCCACAGTATTGTAGAGGAGTGAGCCGCTTCAATAACGTCCTCAAGCTCACGTCTCCAATTACT TTGCAGGTATTGACGAAGAAAAAGGTGAATGGGAAGATAGGGGGACGGTGTGATTGCCCGGAATTAGAtataatttggaaaataagATGTAAACCTTGCGCACAAAACCCAGACCCGAATGTAACAGAATCTGAATCACAACATGTGTTGATGTGA
- a CDS encoding Protein phosphatase 2C family protein: MAGSNILHKIKLKAGFCGSAPDMGRGKSKMWKNITHGFHCVKGKSSHPMEDYVVSEFKKLEGHELGLFAIFDGHLGHDVAKYLQTNLFDNILKEKDFWTDTENAIRNAYRSTDAVILQQSLKLGKGGSTAVTGILIDGKKLVVANVGDSRAVMSKNGVAHQLSVDHEPSKEKKEIESRGGFVSNIPGDVPRVDGQLAVARAFGDKSLKLHLSSEPDITHQTIDDHTEFILFASDGIWKVSLMTQYLTLFLTVV; the protein is encoded by the exons ATGGCAGGCAGTAATATTCTCCATAAGATTAAG TTGAAGGCTGGGTTCTGTGGATCTGCTCCTGACATGGGAAGAGGCAAAAGCAAGATGTGGAAGAACATCACCCACGGTTTTCACTGTGTGAAGGGCAAGTCCAGCCATCCGATGGAGGACTATGTAGTGTCTGAATTCAAGAAACTTGAAGGTCATGAATTGGGTTTGTTTGCTATCTTTGATGGTCACTTGGGGCATGATGTGGCTAAATACTTGCAGACTAATCTCTTTGACAACATTCTTAAAGAG AAGGATTTTTGGACTGACACAGAGAATGCTATAAGGAATGCCTACAGATCAACAGATGCCGTGATATTGCAGCAGTCCCTTAAGCTTGGTAAAGGCGGATCAACAGCTGTAACGGGAATTCTAATTGATGGTAAAAAGCTAGTTGTTGCTAATGTTGGAGACTCCAGAGCAGTGATGTCTAAGAATGGTGTTGCGCATCAGCTATCTGTCGATCATGAACCAAGcaaggagaaaaaagaaatagagagcCGAGGTGGCTTTGTGTCAAATATTCCAG GGGATGTTCCACGAGTGGATGGACAGTTAGCGGTTGCAAGAGCATTTGGAGATAAGAGCTTAAAGTTACATCTGAGCTCAGAACCGGACATAACACACCAGACAATTGATGATCACACTGAATTCATCCTTTTCGCAAGCGATGGTATTTGGAAAGTAAGTTTAATGACTCAGTATCTTACTCTGTTTCTAACCGTGGTTTAG
- a CDS encoding Protein phosphatase 2C family protein (Protein phosphatase 2C family protein; FUNCTIONS IN: protein serine/threonine phosphatase activity, catalytic activity; LOCATED IN: cellular_component unknown; EXPRESSED IN: 22 plant structures; EXPRESSED DURING: 13 growth stages; CONTAINS InterPro DOMAIN/s: Protein phosphatase 2C-related (InterPro:IPR001932), Protein phosphatase 2C (InterPro:IPR015655), Protein phosphatase 2C, N-terminal (InterPro:IPR014045); BEST Arabidopsis thaliana protein match is: PP2C induced by AVRRPM1 (TAIR:AT2G20630.1); Has 30201 Blast hits to 17322 proteins in 780 species: Archae - 12; Bacteria - 1396; Metazoa - 17338; Fungi - 3422; Plants - 5037; Viruses - 0; Other Eukaryotes - 2996 (source: NCBI BLink).) has product MAGSNILHKIKLKAGFCGSAPDMGRGKSKMWKNITHGFHCVKGKSSHPMEDYVVSEFKKLEGHELGLFAIFDGHLGHDVAKYLQTNLFDNILKEKDFWTDTENAIRNAYRSTDAVILQQSLKLGKGGSTAVTGILIDGKKLVVANVGDSRAVMSKNGVAHQLSVDHEPSKEKKEIESRGGFVSNIPGDVPRVDGQLAVARAFGDKSLKLHLSSEPDITHQTIDDHTEFILFASDGIWKVLSNQEAVDAIKSIKDPHAAAKHLIEEAISRKSKDDISCIVVKFH; this is encoded by the exons ATGGCAGGCAGTAATATTCTCCATAAGATTAAG TTGAAGGCTGGGTTCTGTGGATCTGCTCCTGACATGGGAAGAGGCAAAAGCAAGATGTGGAAGAACATCACCCACGGTTTTCACTGTGTGAAGGGCAAGTCCAGCCATCCGATGGAGGACTATGTAGTGTCTGAATTCAAGAAACTTGAAGGTCATGAATTGGGTTTGTTTGCTATCTTTGATGGTCACTTGGGGCATGATGTGGCTAAATACTTGCAGACTAATCTCTTTGACAACATTCTTAAAGAG AAGGATTTTTGGACTGACACAGAGAATGCTATAAGGAATGCCTACAGATCAACAGATGCCGTGATATTGCAGCAGTCCCTTAAGCTTGGTAAAGGCGGATCAACAGCTGTAACGGGAATTCTAATTGATGGTAAAAAGCTAGTTGTTGCTAATGTTGGAGACTCCAGAGCAGTGATGTCTAAGAATGGTGTTGCGCATCAGCTATCTGTCGATCATGAACCAAGcaaggagaaaaaagaaatagagagcCGAGGTGGCTTTGTGTCAAATATTCCAG GGGATGTTCCACGAGTGGATGGACAGTTAGCGGTTGCAAGAGCATTTGGAGATAAGAGCTTAAAGTTACATCTGAGCTCAGAACCGGACATAACACACCAGACAATTGATGATCACACTGAATTCATCCTTTTCGCAAGCGATGGTATTTGGAAA GTATTATCAAACCAAGAAGCGGTTGATGCTATCAAGAGTATCAAAGATCCTCATGCAGCTGCAAAGCACTTGATAGAGGAAGCTATATCTAGGAAGAGCAAAGATGACATCTCATGTATCGTTGTAAAGTTCCActaa
- a CDS encoding Protein phosphatase 2C family protein encodes MGRGKSKMWKNITHGFHCVKGKSSHPMEDYVVSEFKKLEGHELGLFAIFDGHLGHDVAKYLQTNLFDNILKEKDFWTDTENAIRNAYRSTDAVILQQSLKLGKGGSTAVTGILIDGKKLVVANVGDSRAVMSKNGVAHQLSVDHEPSKEKKEIESRGGFVSNIPGDVPRVDGQLAVARAFGDKSLKLHLSSEPDITHQTIDDHTEFILFASDGIWKVLSNQEAVDAIKSIKDPHAAAKHLIEEAISRKSKDDISCIVVKFH; translated from the exons ATGGGAAGAGGCAAAAGCAAGATGTGGAAGAACATCACCCACGGTTTTCACTGTGTGAAGGGCAAGTCCAGCCATCCGATGGAGGACTATGTAGTGTCTGAATTCAAGAAACTTGAAGGTCATGAATTGGGTTTGTTTGCTATCTTTGATGGTCACTTGGGGCATGATGTGGCTAAATACTTGCAGACTAATCTCTTTGACAACATTCTTAAAGAG AAGGATTTTTGGACTGACACAGAGAATGCTATAAGGAATGCCTACAGATCAACAGATGCCGTGATATTGCAGCAGTCCCTTAAGCTTGGTAAAGGCGGATCAACAGCTGTAACGGGAATTCTAATTGATGGTAAAAAGCTAGTTGTTGCTAATGTTGGAGACTCCAGAGCAGTGATGTCTAAGAATGGTGTTGCGCATCAGCTATCTGTCGATCATGAACCAAGcaaggagaaaaaagaaatagagagcCGAGGTGGCTTTGTGTCAAATATTCCAG GGGATGTTCCACGAGTGGATGGACAGTTAGCGGTTGCAAGAGCATTTGGAGATAAGAGCTTAAAGTTACATCTGAGCTCAGAACCGGACATAACACACCAGACAATTGATGATCACACTGAATTCATCCTTTTCGCAAGCGATGGTATTTGGAAA GTATTATCAAACCAAGAAGCGGTTGATGCTATCAAGAGTATCAAAGATCCTCATGCAGCTGCAAAGCACTTGATAGAGGAAGCTATATCTAGGAAGAGCAAAGATGACATCTCATGTATCGTTGTAAAGTTCCActaa
- a CDS encoding uncharacterized protein (Expressed protein; BEST Arabidopsis thaliana protein match is: Bifunctional inhibitor/lipid-transfer protein/seed storage 2S albumin superfamily protein (TAIR:AT1G52415.1); Has 35333 Blast hits to 34131 proteins in 2444 species: Archae - 798; Bacteria - 22429; Metazoa - 974; Fungi - 991; Plants - 531; Viruses - 0; Other Eukaryotes - 9610 (source: NCBI BLink).) yields the protein MMKVAFAMMCLLVAATTTDAVYRPWPPECVDVANVMLEQCKMFFVHQESPPTAECCRWFSAAVSMGRRGAGFAGVWSF from the coding sequence atgatgaaagtaGCGTTTGCAATGATGTGTCTTCTTGTTGCAGCCACAACTACCGACGCAGTGTACCGTCCTTGGCCACCGGAGTGTGTAGACGTGGCGAACGTGATGCTAGAACAGTGCAAGATGTTCTTCGTCCATCAGGAGTCTCCGCCCACCGCAGAGTGTTGCCGTTGGTTCAGTGCCGCCGTAAGCATGGGAAGGAGAGGCGCAGGCTTTGCCGGTGTATGGAGTTTCTGA
- a CDS encoding Tyrosine transaminase family protein (Tyrosine transaminase family protein; FUNCTIONS IN: 1-aminocyclopropane-1-carboxylate synthase activity, pyridoxal phosphate binding, transferase activity, transferring nitrogenous groups, transaminase activity, catalytic activity; INVOLVED IN: cellular amino acid and derivative metabolic process, biosynthetic process; LOCATED IN: cellular_component unknown; EXPRESSED IN: root; CONTAINS InterPro DOMAIN/s: 1-aminocyclopropane-1-carboxylate synthase (InterPro:IPR001176), Aminotransferase, class I/classII (InterPro:IPR004839), Pyridoxal phosphate-dependent transferase, major domain (InterPro:IPR015424), Tyrosine transaminase (InterPro:IPR021178), Tyrosine/nicotianamine aminotransferase (InterPro:IPR005958), Aminotransferases, class-I, pyridoxal-phosphate-binding site (InterPro:IPR004838), Pyridoxal phosphate-dependent transferase, major region, subdomain 1 (InterPro:IPR015421), Pyridoxal phosphate-dependent transferase, major region, subdomain 2 (InterPro:IPR015422); BEST Arabidopsis thaliana protein match is: Tyrosine transaminase family protein (TAIR:AT2G20610.1); Has 36818 Blast hits to 36812 proteins in 2952 species: Archae - 883; Bacteria - 26284; Metazoa - 751; Fungi - 692; Plants - 1240; Viruses - 0; Other Eukaryotes - 6968 (source: NCBI BLink).), with product MSQHMNLLLPSFETDKEEYDERKTTDHGGIGGSVWRFKGNKAAKEAASVSMKGTLARLFDCCSKDVKKTILPLGHGDPSVYPCFQTSVDAEEAVVESLRSGAANSYAPGVGILPARRAVANYLNRDLPHKIHSDDIFMTVGCCQGIETMIHALAGPKANILLPTLIYPLYNSHAIHSLVEIRKYNLLPDLDWEIDLQGVEAMADENTIAVVIMNPHNPCGNVYTYEHLKKVAEVARKLGIMVISDEVYNQTIYGENKFVPMGIFSSITPVVTLGSISKGWLVPGWRIGWIAMNDPKNVFKTTRVVESIKEHLDISPDPSTILQFALPNILEKTKKEFFEKNNSILSQNVDFAFDALKDIPCLTCPKKPESCTYLVTKLDLSLLEDITNDFDFCMKLAQEENLVFLPGEVLGLKNWVRFSIGVERSMLEDAFMRLKGFFARHTKTQLT from the exons ATGAGTCAACACATGAACCTTCTCCTGCCTTCATTTGAAACGGACAAAGAGGAATACGATGAACGCAAGACAACAGACCACGGAGGCATCGGTGGCAGCGTCTGGAGGTTCAAAGGCAACAAAGCGGCCAAGGAAGCGGCTAGTGTCTCAATGAAAGGTACACTTGCTAGGTTATTCGACTGCTGCAGCAAAGACGTCAAAAAGACTATTTTGCCTCTGGGTCACGGCGACCCCTCCGTCTACCCTTGCTTCCAAACGTCCGTTGACGCTGAGGAAGCGGTGGTTGAATCCTTACGGTCTGGAGCTGCAAACTCTTACGCCCCCGGGGTCGGTATTTTACCGGCCAGAag GGCGGTTGCAAATTATCTGAACCGGGACCTTCCACATAAGATACATTCAGATGATATATTTATGACGGTGGGGTGTTGCCAAGGGATAGAGACAATGATTCATGCCCTCGCCGGACCAAAGGCCAATATCTTGCTACCGACTCTAATTTATCCCCTCTACAACAGTCACGCAATCCATAGCCTAGTCGAGATTCGCAAGTACAATCTCCTTCCCGATCTAGACTGGGAGATAGATCTTCAAGGTGTTGAGGCCATGGCAGACGAAAATACCATTGCTGTGGTGATAATGAATCCTCACAACCCGTGTGGAAATGTCTATACATATGAACATCTAAAGAAA GTGGCTGAGGTGGCGAGAAAGCTAGGAATAATGGTGATTTCTGATGAAGTTTATAACCAAACTATTTATGGAGAGAATAAATTTGTCCCGATGGGGATATTTTCATCCATTACTCCTGTGGTTACACTCGGGTCCATATCCAAGGGATGGCTCGTTCCCGGCTGGCGAATAGGTTGGATCGCAATGAACGATCCCAAAAACGTTTTCAAAACAACTAGG GTCGTTGAATCCATCAAGGAACATCTCGACATAAGTCCAGATCCATCAACAATCCTACAG TTTGCACTTCCAAACATCttggagaagacgaagaaagaaTTCTTCGAGAAGAATAACTCGATCCTGAGTCAAAACGTAGATTTTGCGTTCGATGCCCTCAAGGACATTCCTTGCCTCACCTGCCCCAAGAAACCGGAGTCGTGTACTTACTTAGTG aCAAAATTGGATCTGTCCCTCTTGGAGGACATCAcgaatgattttgatttctgcaTGAAGCTGGCCCAAGAGGAAAATCTCGTCTTTCTACCTG GAGAGGTACTAGGACTGAAGAATTGGGTGAGATTCTCTATCGGAGTGGAGAGGTCTATGCTGGAAGATGCATTCATGAGGCTCAAAGGCTTCTTCGCTCGCCATACTAAAACACAACTCACTTAA
- a CDS encoding Tyrosine transaminase family protein → MSQHMNLLLPSFETDKEEYDERKTTDHGGIGGSVWRFKGNKAAKEAASVSMKGTLARLFDCCSKDVKKTILPLGHGDPSVYPCFQTSVDAEEAVVESLRSGAANSYAPGVGILPARRAVANYLNRDLPHKIHSDDIFMTVGCCQGIETMIHALAGPKANILLPTLIYPLYNSHAIHSLVEIRKYNLLPDLDWEIDLQGVEAMADENTIAVVIMNPHNPCGNVYTYEHLKKVAEVARKLGIMVISDEVYNQTIYGENKFVPMGIFSSITPVVTLGSISKGWLVPGWRIGWIAMNDPKNVFKTTRVVESIKEHLDISPDPSTILQFALPNILEKTKKEFFEKNNSILSQNVDFAFDALKDIPCLTCPKKPESCTYLVTKLDLSLLEDITNDFDFCMKLAQEENLVFLPGNQYETPFQVSNIYKYKN, encoded by the exons ATGAGTCAACACATGAACCTTCTCCTGCCTTCATTTGAAACGGACAAAGAGGAATACGATGAACGCAAGACAACAGACCACGGAGGCATCGGTGGCAGCGTCTGGAGGTTCAAAGGCAACAAAGCGGCCAAGGAAGCGGCTAGTGTCTCAATGAAAGGTACACTTGCTAGGTTATTCGACTGCTGCAGCAAAGACGTCAAAAAGACTATTTTGCCTCTGGGTCACGGCGACCCCTCCGTCTACCCTTGCTTCCAAACGTCCGTTGACGCTGAGGAAGCGGTGGTTGAATCCTTACGGTCTGGAGCTGCAAACTCTTACGCCCCCGGGGTCGGTATTTTACCGGCCAGAag GGCGGTTGCAAATTATCTGAACCGGGACCTTCCACATAAGATACATTCAGATGATATATTTATGACGGTGGGGTGTTGCCAAGGGATAGAGACAATGATTCATGCCCTCGCCGGACCAAAGGCCAATATCTTGCTACCGACTCTAATTTATCCCCTCTACAACAGTCACGCAATCCATAGCCTAGTCGAGATTCGCAAGTACAATCTCCTTCCCGATCTAGACTGGGAGATAGATCTTCAAGGTGTTGAGGCCATGGCAGACGAAAATACCATTGCTGTGGTGATAATGAATCCTCACAACCCGTGTGGAAATGTCTATACATATGAACATCTAAAGAAA GTGGCTGAGGTGGCGAGAAAGCTAGGAATAATGGTGATTTCTGATGAAGTTTATAACCAAACTATTTATGGAGAGAATAAATTTGTCCCGATGGGGATATTTTCATCCATTACTCCTGTGGTTACACTCGGGTCCATATCCAAGGGATGGCTCGTTCCCGGCTGGCGAATAGGTTGGATCGCAATGAACGATCCCAAAAACGTTTTCAAAACAACTAGG GTCGTTGAATCCATCAAGGAACATCTCGACATAAGTCCAGATCCATCAACAATCCTACAG TTTGCACTTCCAAACATCttggagaagacgaagaaagaaTTCTTCGAGAAGAATAACTCGATCCTGAGTCAAAACGTAGATTTTGCGTTCGATGCCCTCAAGGACATTCCTTGCCTCACCTGCCCCAAGAAACCGGAGTCGTGTACTTACTTAGTG aCAAAATTGGATCTGTCCCTCTTGGAGGACATCAcgaatgattttgatttctgcaTGAAGCTGGCCCAAGAGGAAAATCTCGTCTTTCTACCTGGTAATCAATATGAAACTCCTTTTCAGGTAagcaatatttataaatataaaaattga
- a CDS encoding Tyrosine transaminase family protein (Tyrosine transaminase family protein; FUNCTIONS IN: 1-aminocyclopropane-1-carboxylate synthase activity, transferase activity, transferring nitrogenous groups, pyridoxal phosphate binding, transaminase activity, catalytic activity; INVOLVED IN: cellular amino acid and derivative metabolic process, biosynthetic process; LOCATED IN: cellular_component unknown; EXPRESSED IN: stem; CONTAINS InterPro DOMAIN/s: 1-aminocyclopropane-1-carboxylate synthase (InterPro:IPR001176), Aminotransferase, class I/classII (InterPro:IPR004839), Pyridoxal phosphate-dependent transferase, major domain (InterPro:IPR015424), Tyrosine transaminase (InterPro:IPR021178), Tyrosine/nicotianamine aminotransferase (InterPro:IPR005958), Pyridoxal phosphate-dependent transferase, major region, subdomain 1 (InterPro:IPR015421); BEST Arabidopsis thaliana protein match is: Tyrosine transaminase family protein (TAIR:AT2G20610.1); Has 35333 Blast hits to 34131 proteins in 2444 species: Archae - 798; Bacteria - 22429; Metazoa - 974; Fungi - 991; Plants - 531; Viruses - 0; Other Eukaryotes - 9610 (source: NCBI BLink).), with translation MNHNSNLVLPSHQTETQTQDETDISVWRFRGSDNAAKASSVTMRVIVYKLFDECSLDVKKPLLPLAHGDPSVYPCYRTSILVENAVVDVLRSGKGNSYGPAAGILPARQAVADYVNRDLTNKVKPNDVFITVGCNQGIEVVLQSLARPNANILLPRPSYPHYEARAVYSGLEVRKFDLLPEKEWEIDLPGIEAMADENTVAMVIINPNNPCGNVYSYDHLKKVAETAKKLGIMVITDEVYCQTIFGDKPFVPMGEFSSITPVITLGGISKGWIVPGWRIGWIALNDPRGILKSTGMVQSIQQNLDITPDATTIVQAALPEILGKANKELFAKKNSMLKQNVELVCDRLKEIPCLVCNKKPESCTYLLTKLKLPLLEDIEDDMDFCMKLAKEENLVLLPGVALGLKNWIRITIGVEAQMLEDALERLNGFCKRHLKKTESSFQALSNGKI, from the exons ATGAACCACAACAGCAACCTCGTTCTTCCTTCCCATCAAACCGAGACGCAGACGCAAGATGAAACCGATATCAGCGTTTGGCGTTTCAGGGGAAGCGACAACGCAGCCAAAGCCTCCAGCGTCACGATGAGAGTCATCGTCTACAAGCTCTTCGATGAATGCAGCCTGGATGTGAAAAAGCCTCTTTTACCCCTTGCTCACGGTGACCCTTCTGTCTACCCTTGTTACCGCACCTCCATCCTCGTCGAGAACGCCGTGGTCGACGTCCTTCGCTCCGGCAAGGGTAACTCTTACGGCCCCGCCGCCGGAATTCTCCCAGCCAGACA GGCGGTCGCAGATTACGTGAACCGAGACTTGACGAACAAGGTAAAGCCTAATGATGTATTCATAACTGTCGGATGCAACCAAGGGATAGAAGTAGTTCTTCAGTCACTGGCTCGACCAAACGCTAACATCCTTCTCCCAAGGCCTAGTTACCCTCACTACGAGGCTCGTGCCGTCTACAGTGGACTCGAGGTCCGCAAGTTCGATCTCCTTCCAGAGAAAGAATGGGAGATTGATCTCCCAGGCATCGAAGCCATGGCAGATGAGAACACAGTTGCAATGGTTATCATAAACCCTAACAACCCCTGTGGAAATGTTTACTCTTACGATCATCTTAAGAAG GTGGCGGAGACGGCTAAGAAGCTGGGAATAATGGTAATCACAGACGAAGTTTATTGCCAAACAATCTTCGGAGACAAACCTTTTGTCCCAATGGGGGAGTTTTCTTCGATAACTCCGGTTATCACTTTGGGCGGTATATCGAAAGGATGGATTGTTCCTGGTTGGAGAATTGGCTGGATCGCTTTGAATGACCCCAGAGGAATTCTCAAGTCCACAGGG ATGGTACAGTCCATTCAACAGAACCTTGACATAACTCCAGATGCTACAACTATTGTTCAAGCTGCACTTCCTGAGATTTTAGGGAAAGCGAATAAAGAGTTGTTTGCCAAGAAGAATTCGATGCTGAAACAAAACGTGGAATTGGTCTGTGATAGGCTCAAGGAGATTCCTTGCTTGGTCTGCAACAAGAAACCTGAGTCATGCACTTACTTATTG ACGAAGCTGAAGCTTCCATTGTTGGAGGACATAGAAGACGACATGGATTTCTGTATGAAGCtagccaaagaagaaaacctcGTCTTACTACCAGGAGTGGCTTTGGGATTGAAGAACTGGATAAGGATAACAATTGGAGTAGAAGCTCAGATGCTGGAAGATGCACTTGAGAGGCTCAATGGCTTCTGCAAACGCCATCTcaagaaaacagaatcttCTTTTCAAGCTCTGAGCAATGGCAAAATCTAA